The sequence CCCTTCCTCCTGGCGGGGTTTGGGGCGGAGCCCCAATAAAATCTTCCTTTCCAATGTTTTTTATCCGAGGGTTAATAGGCAGCCTCTAATAAATTGTTAATTTCAAAAAACGAATGAAAAACTGGGATAGACGTCCAAGAGGAAGGGCTGTGCCCTTTCTCTTGGCGGGGTTTGGGGCAAAGCCATATCGAAAGAAAAAATCGCCTTTCCTGAGGACCTTTCAGAATTGAACCGCTTACGTTCAACGGGTTGCAAGGGAATGTTGAACAGTATATCAAATGCAATCTGGTTGCCAAAAGTGACATTGAGACCGGTTTTCTCTCATCGGAGCCATCATGCCTGAGCTTCCTGAAGTGGAAACCATCCGGCGTTCTATTGTTGGATGGATTGTGGGCAGAAAAATTTGCGCCATCGATGTGCGTCGTGCTGATCTGCGCTGGCCGATTCCGACCGCCTTGTTGCAACAAAAAGCCATCGGCAACATGATCCAGGGTGTGGAACGCCGGGGCAAATATCTCCTGCTGGTTTGTGCCACCGGGCGGATTTTGCTGCATTTTGGCATGACCGGATCGCTTCGCCGGGTCAAGCTGGACGATCCCTGGCAAAAACATGATCACGTTGCCCTGGAACTGGGGGAAAACCTTGCCCTGCGATTGCATGATCCACGGCGCTTTGGGGCGGTTCTCTGGCTTGAAAAAACAGCCTGGGAAAAACACCCCTTGTTGGCCAACCTGGGCGTGGAGCCTCTGGAAGAAGATTTTCATGGCGAATACCTGTTCACCCGTTCCCGCCATCGCCGGGTTTCCATCAAAAATTTTCTCATGGATGCCAGGATTGTGGTCGGCGTGGGGAACATCTATGCCAACGAGGCCTTGTTTCTGG comes from Magnetococcales bacterium and encodes:
- the mutM gene encoding bifunctional DNA-formamidopyrimidine glycosylase/DNA-(apurinic or apyrimidinic site) lyase; the encoded protein is MPELPEVETIRRSIVGWIVGRKICAIDVRRADLRWPIPTALLQQKAIGNMIQGVERRGKYLLLVCATGRILLHFGMTGSLRRVKLDDPWQKHDHVALELGENLALRLHDPRRFGAVLWLEKTAWEKHPLLANLGVEPLEEDFHGEYLFTRSRHRRVSIKNFLMDARIVVGVGNIYANEALFLAGLDPLQPAGLLGREACQRLATTIRELLSAAIAQGGTTFRDFRDSDGRPGYFRMALCVYQKEGKPCIRCGTRIRMVRNGGRATFFCPGCQGSGGG